DNA sequence from the Glycine soja cultivar W05 chromosome 18, ASM419377v2, whole genome shotgun sequence genome:
CTTTTCAAAATGTATTGGTTAGTTGAATAAATAAAGTCTGCTGGTGTGTGGTTACCTCATGGTTTGGTACCCATATCAAAAGTTCTTTTTTGTTCCATTGCGACATATTGTGTATATTATTCAATTTCTAAATAGTTCATACGTTTTTAAACTTATTAAGACAATAAGGCTTTATGTTAAATCAAAGTCGCTGTTCTGTTTGcagttatcaaaattaaatttacaagAAATGGAGCTAATGCAGTTACAAATATGATATTATGATAGTGTGATGAGATTTTAATTGGGGGCCACAGTTTGGAACTTGACtaatacattagaaatttaatATATGTGTGAGGTGCCACTTTTGGTTTTTGTGAATAGAAAACCCTAAAGACACACAATACTTTGTGCCAATAATTATTTCATTCAATTTACTTTGCTTTAttcattctcttctctcctCCAAAATCTACGCTGCCCCTCTCTTATTCTCAccatgttttcttatttttctttcacaaaATATTGGCTTCAAGTTCTTTTGGGTGATTATGGCCCAAAGGGATGCTTTTAGAGCTCAAATTCTTCATCCtttttcaagtgttttttttatcactttcttcGGGAGCTTTAAGAGTGAGGGAAgcttacccttttttttttttacattttctaccGAATATTCTACAATTTAAAGTGTTGTAATTAAGGCTGTTggccattttaaaaatattgtcttGGTGAATTTTGCTCTTAAAAGTGCCATGGATGGATGTGTTATGTGTACACATTCATATATTTATGAGTTGATGAAAAGTTctcatcttaatttattttcttgtccTTTTACTGTGTGAAAATGATAACCATTGTTTAGGTcagtcaatttttttaaggattaaaaagtgaatttcaaaataagtttagagaaaaaaaataatctaaatctaaaaataatgaCCCAATTtcctttaaacaatttttttaagcttGATTTCAAAATAACTTGAGCTCTAAACGTGATAGTGGCCAAAGCAAACCACGAACCACCTTTCAGAATCTCAAAAATTAGGTGTTCGGACCCAGTGGtgttataaaatgtttaaactatttaatcaattaatgtCCTCTATTCAACAGacacatttattatattattaatattgatattttcaattttatacttagataaaatattgtattgttagaacaaaggagaatgtggatgaaagtttgaaaaaaaaaaaaggaaaaaaaagaagaaaaaaaggcttcaagtcccacatcactcaggataaacacttgaatagtatTTCACTcactatatatagagagctcctttcttcatttttcttttccccaattgagaagcatttcctcaacttttctttctccttctcataTTTTAGCTgatgcatttccggcaaacttctccctctttctttctgtcgctctaaaaattttggttggctataagagtgactttttaagtcataatttcagttggctataagagtgactttttaagtcatattttcggttggctataatagtgacttttcaagtcatacttttcggttggctattagagtgacgttttaagtcatattttcagttggctataatagtgacttttcaagtcatatttttcggttgtcTATTAGAGTgatttttcaagtcatattttcggttggctgttagagtgacttttcaagtcatattttcgggtggctttagagtgacttttcaagccatacaagagggtgtacttctagaaaaggttccctcagtACAATGAGAATCTTATACAATGATCTGGGCTGTTTTATCCTAGGGAcgtcgtggttgatagtctgcttgtACAATTTTTTGCAGTGCCAcaaaacgtcttaaagaaatcAACATTGTCTGTGACTCAGCCAataattttttcggtttgccataaactattgttccaacaattttaagacgatttCGGCTCTGCTATGGCTATCGTAGATATTACTTGCTCGAACAACAATGACCTCAACAAACCTTTTAGGTTTGAAGGGTATCATTTCAAACGttggcaacaaaagatgatgttttCTTTAACTATGAGAAAAGTTGCCTATGTTTTGAACACTGATATTCCAGTGATGCCTAAAAATGCTGAGAAGAAAGTGAAGGATAAAATGACTATGGACTTAGCTCTttggaatgaaaatgattacctatgcaagaatttcattctgaatgggttagctgatgatctctatgattatagcccatataagtctgccaaattagtttggctggctctggaagagaagtatgataCTGAGGAAACTGGGACTAAAAAGCATGTTGTTAGCCGCTACCTCAAGTATCAAATGAATGATGATAAATCAGTAGAGTCTCAATCCCATGAGATACAGAAAATTGCTCAAGAATCATACATAGCTGTGATAACTGAGATCAATATGATTGGAGGATCAGATGGATGGTGGGTAGACACTGGCGCCTCTCGCTATGTCTGCTATGATCGTGCTATGTTTAAAACATACATGAATAAGAAAGTGTTGCTGGGTGATTCCCACACCTCTACGGTTACTAGAACTGGAGAAGTTGAACTGAAGTTTACCTCTGGAAAGACTTTGATTCTCAAAGATGTGATGCATACTCCAGAGATGAGAAAGAATCTGGTTTctgattttctttaaaattaaggAATAGTGGGGGTACTTCATCCAGTTATCTTCTTgttattagtagtgaaaatcttgCACAACCAGAATCAGATATAGAGCCTCGGAGAGGTAAGAGAGCAAAAATTGCTAAAGAGTATGGGCCCGATTATATGACCTATACATTAGAGGAGGATCCATCAAACCTCCAAGAAGCTTTGTCTTCTTTGGATGCTGACTTGTGGCAAGAAGCCATTAATAATGAGATCGATTCTTTAGAATCTAACAAGACCTGGCATTTAGTAGACTTGCCTCCTGGATGCAAACCAATTAGATGTGAAATCATTGTTGTGtaacaactttgatatgaaagacctcggagaagcaagtgtaatccttggtattaagattactaggtcaaaagaggaaatttctctggatcaatctcaccacattgagaagatcttaaagaaatatgattACTTTGACTGTAAACCTGCTAGTACACCATATGATCCAAGTGTAAAATTGTTTAAGAACACTGGTGAAGGTATACGACAAACTGAGTACACAAGTATCATTGGCAGCCATAGGTATGCAACTGATTGTACTAGATCCAACATAGCCTATGTTGTGGGATTATTATGCAGGTTTACCAGTAGATCTAGTATGGAGCACTGGCATGCTATTGAAAGGGTAATGAGGTAccttaaaagaaccataaaccTTGGATTTCATTATAAAAGGTTTCTCGCTGTACTTGAAGGATACAACGATGCAGATTGGAACACTCTTTCAGATGATTCCAAAGCAACCAGCAGCTATATATTTAGCATAGTTGGTGGGGCTGTTTCTTGGAAGTCAAAGAAACAGACTATCTTAGCTCAGTCCACTATGGAATTTGAGATGATAGCACTAGCAACTGCTAGTGAGGAAACAAGTTGGCTGAGAAGCTTACTTGCAGAGATTCCGTTATGGGAAAGACCGATATCAGCTGTGTTGATCCATTGCGATAGTACCGCggctattgaaaaaaaattgagaactgTTATTACAATGGTAAGAAATGACAGATACGTCGTAAGCACAACACTGTTAGAGAATTACTCTCAACAGGAGCTGTTAGAGTGGATCACGTACACACTGATGATAATTTAGCAGATCCTTTGACGAAAGGATTAGCTATAGAGAAAGTCCATTACACTTCTAAAAGAATGGGACTATTGCCCTTACTGCGATGATCATTCATAATGGTAACCCGACCTAAATGACTGGAGATCCCAAGAACTAGGTTCAATGGGTAATAACAAGTTATGAAGTGATATAAGATGAACATGCTGTTATAAGTGAAAGCAGCATGATTCCTgaagtaacaagaggatgagttatggaaaaaaaattcgtaattcttaatgagatctatactctatgttgagtggagtacctaggctacaggagtactcttgatagactcacctatgtgaatgttgaagtgggggccgcttcatatgaaattttgggcaaaaatttcTAGAGCGTTCACTATACCGGGATAGACGTGCATGACCTTTAACGCACGGGCTTTATAGAATACACCTATGAAAAGGTTGTGTGTGGTTTGATGTCGGAGATAGAGTTCAAGACTTCGAGTCACTCTAGTAAAATCTGAATCTTACTCACTATGCAAAGGTTCAAGTTGTATGACACCTTTGTTTAtgcacaattttatgaaatcctcgaaaatcttcttttcaaatttcaagtgggggattgttagaaccaaggagaatgtggatgaaagtttgaaaaaaaaaaagaaaggaaaaaaaagaagaaaaaaaggcttcaagtcccacatcgctcaggataaacacttcaatagtgtttcactccctatatatagagagctcctttcttcatttttctttgccccagatgagaagcatttcctcaacttttctttctccctctcatattttagccgatgcatttccggcaaacttctccctctttctttctgtcgctctaaaaATTTCGGTTGgttataagagtgactttttaagtcataatttcggttggctataagagtgacttttcaagtcatattttcggttggctataatattgacttttcaagtcatacttTTCGGATGACTATTAGAGTGAcgttttaagtcatattttcagttggctataatagtgacttttcaagtcatatttttcggttggctattagagtgatttttcaagtcatattttcggttggctgttagagtgacttttcaagtcatattttcgggtggctttagagtgacttttcaggccatacaagagggtgtaattctagaaaaggttccctcagAGCAATaggaatcttatacagtgatctgaGCTGTTGTATCCTGAGGAcgtcgtggttgatagtctgcttgcacaatttttggcaatgccacgaaacgtcttaaagaaagcgacattgtctGCGACTTagccagtaattttttcggtttgccataaactattgttcCAACATCTTCTGTTACCAATGAAATCATGTACATAAATTCATCAACTCATGAAGTGCCTTCGAAATAAACTTAATGCATGTCAAGGTATTTACAGAGTCTACATGAATCCTCGGGAATAAAACTACATTTGCGTTTTGTATATTAATTTCCCACAATTGTGGATGGTCgattaaaaagaattattcAAACTTTGGAAGCTCTACTATGAGTTTGTGTGTTGTACCATATAAGAAGTTTGAGGAAGTTTCACCATTGGAGGTGACGAAAGAAGAGTAGAAAAACTTAAGGTAAGGTTATTGATTAGCTCAAAGTCATATGGAGCTAAGCTCTGAGAGATATAATGTGGGAGCTAGAGAACAAAGCAAAATGAGAAGTACCTAAATCTTTCCGATCTTAGCTAGGTAAGAAAATTTTCGAAGACATTTTCTTATTGTGGAGGACCGTAACACCTATGTTTCTACTAATATCTCATTGACTTTATAGACACAATTTACaagtgaaaaattatttaaaatataaaattaattaattagaatttcTATAAATTTCTATCCAAGTATCAGGCGGTGATTCAAGTAAAACTTTTAGACCatgtgaaacaaaaaataaaaacattcaatTTTATTAGTCCTATATTTAATagagattaataaaaaattatctatatattttaaagaaaaaatgacataataaaaggactaaaacaaaataacaagaaaaaaattattttattaaagatttaaaaaaattaaaaaataaaatttactaatttattaacgacctaaaatatatttaaactttatttataaattattgttcAATTTTATCTCTTGAATTTTCTAATTTGGCAATTTGGTCGGATAATACAGAATATATTTTTGATAGAAATATATCCAATCATTACTCCATTGTGGAAGACACAAACATTGATTGAGACCTTTTGGTTGTGTTTGTTATGAGCAATGGAAAGAATTGGGCGAAGAAAGAAGTCCAAGTCtgtcctttcacaaaaatgacCTCTATACccttatattctcttttatCATTTGCGAGTCATAATGGTACTTTTGtgtctgaatttaattaattgtttcttCCTTATTTCATACAtaccaaataattttataatattatttctattttatttttttacctattttattcaaaacaaacaacacaacatattattttatttttatttaattttttttcaaatcatctcttttctattttcatatattctatttcttttttctaaatCAAACACAATCTTAAAGTCTTGGATTATTGGTTTCAACAAAGTGGATTTGGTGATTTTGTGGAGGGGATCAATGTTAGTGGTTGGGATGCTTTTGTATTAAAAGAAGGGTTAGCAGGGTAAATTGAGATGGCGGAACAAGAATcattgtaaaagaaaaattcccaatcaatgTTTGTTTggtcttttgtaatttataaacgtCATAGgataagtatttttatttattttttatttttgcgtAAGTGATGATAAGTTCAGGCATTTATgcattcattatatatattagaaagaaaaaaaaacttctaaagATATGTTTCTTATAAAGGTCACCcaattaatatttcatttagTAATCTACTATATATAAATATCTACTATTAATATAAGATACAAAGAATATTGCCCTACTGACAACTGTTAAAAAGCAATTAAAAGTTGGaatctatatatttataaagGAAACTAAATGATGAGAATACAATACACACACAAACTGagtatacatatatttatatagatCCAGATTAGATTAATCAATATATGGAATGACATTTTAAAGTGgcatttaaatatgtaaaaccagctgtcaatttaaaatgacaaccgttaaaatgatattaaaaaatataatctatCTATGTATGCATGAAGTCCATTATTTCAGTGACATATACTAACATTCttgtaatgataaaaaaaaataccaccaTTCTTGTACTAACTCTACATAATgtaaattttacaaattaattaaaatatcattaattaaagtGCGGATTCTCTATATCCTTCATAATGGAATGACATTAATTCAATGTGATAATATTCAATTAATACTTTAACACAAAACAGAATAGCAGCAACAAATGCATAGTGAAAATGAATCACGGATTGTATCAAATTATTCTATATAAAGAGATTGTTGGTGGCAGTAGAAACCACAAGCATCTCTTCTTTCTCACTTCTCCTTTTGTTTCTCCCTTCTTTTGGTCACAATCATGACCCGGAGAAAGACGAAACTCACATTCATAGCCAATGATACTGAGAGGAAGACTTCatacaagaaaaggaagaagtcACTGCTGAAGAAGACGGAGGAACTTAGCACTCTTTGTGGCATTGAAGCATGTGCCATAGTTTATGGCCCCGATGATCCTCAGCCAGAGACTTGGCCATCCGAAGCGGGTGTCAAAAATGTGCTGGGAAAGTTCTCTACCATACCAGAATGGGAGCAGGGAAAGAAAATGGCGAACCAAGAGAGTTTCATTGCAGAAAGCATCCAGAAGGGCAGAGACAAGGTGAAGAAAATAGGGAAGGACAACAAAGAAAAGGAGATGACCATGTTCATGTATCAGTGCTTCAACACAGGTACTGTTCAGCCTGATAACAACATGGCCATAGCTGATTTGAATGTTCTTTCATCTGTGATTGAACAGAAGCTGAGGGACATTAGTAGAAGGATGGAAACGCTGAATGTTAACGAGACAACACCACAGCAACCCGAGATGCAAACACCAGCGCTTCCCGTAGCGCCTGAAGAGACAACGACGACACCGCTGAATTATGGCCATGATGAGTCGGATGTGAATGCTGACCCCTTGGAAAGCCAGTGGTTTATGGACTTGCTTAATGGTAATGGGGATGAGACACCAATGACTCCATTTGGAGATGTTAATCTCCCACTCTAAACTGGCTTTTGGCCTAACCTGTTACCTTGAAGCATGTCCTTGTTAGAAGTCCTTTGGGGATCTATGGTCTGGGGTTTATGAATGCTTGTTTAAGTTCAATAGTTTATGGTTTGgggttaatttattttactgtcTAGTCTTCTCATTTTATTATTCTGCTTATTAGTTTcgcttttcaaaatatattggtTTGTTAATAAACTATGTCTTTCGGTTTGTTGTTTACCTCATGTTGTGATACCATTAATATTGAAAGTTCGTCTTTGTTTCATTGCGTATTAGGCTATTCTGAATACGTACACAACCTGTATACAGAATATTCACTCTCCTACGCATGCCTTAGTTGGTACCAAAATCTTTGATGGACATTTTAAATTACATGCAACTCACCAGACACGTTACCAATATCCATATACTAGAGATCAACATCTTATAAACAGACGCAGATGAGAAAGAAGGGTGCACCAGACCCCCTATTTTCACGAGTCTGGCATATCTTGGTCCAAATAAACCTCGGACAACACTAAAGTCATTTGTTGTCGTATCTATGCCTCCAGTCCCATTCCCACAGCCAACCAGACTCTCACCGCCGCACCCCCATGCTCTTGGAAAAGGGGAGAAATAAATCCTTTAAACAATTGCTGCCAGTAGGATTGAAAATAAGTCCAGATGAGCTGAACTCCCTTTAACTCCACTCGGTTAAAATTtgatgtgaattttttttaggtaaaattcGATTTTATTTAAACATAGCAACAACTCGATTCAGCTTGTCAGATCAACttggtttaaaattataattattttatccagaaattaaatcaatatgaaattaatcaaaaatttaattaatcattttaataatataaaaatatattactatatatacatgtatatattaaatttataattattgtacatgcttttatttattcattttatacaaaagaatattaaattaactaaaaataattgtagGAATTCAagcatatcaatttttttataggaattcaataatataaaatatttaatatatacataaattgttaaatagttatagatctaaatataaataaatatacttatatatcaaGCTGATTTATATAAACCAATCGAATCaaattatatgtaatttaaatttaactcgTTTATTCAGCGAATTTTACTTTGAACTCAAATTTTACTCATTTATTTTACGaaccaaatttaattaatcaattacgtCAAATCAAGTCTTGAACTATGTTCGAATTGATTTGATTCATTATCATGGAGGATTGTCTAGCGGGCAGTGGGGAGCTTCTCAGGGAGGAGCAAGGTGGCTTATGTAGGAGGATCCTAATGAGAATAGGTGGGATGTTTCTTCTAAGGAGTCCTGCTGTTGACTCTTGATTCATCTTTTTTGTGTACAGTTTCTCCCTTAAGATTAGATTAGTAGTGACTCTTGTGGGATTTGAgtgtgtttctttctttttcttttgcatatGTATGGATAAACTTAGGTTCTAAATATTTTGTATGTATACTTGCGGTCATAAGTTTTTTATCATATGTATTTTGGGACATATGCATACCCTGATGAATTATCGGTTCAAACTTAGTACTTATTGTAATAAATTGCTCTTCATTATATATTTCAACAACTTAAGTTTATAACACTTCTCTTtcacttcataaaaaaatatatggtttACAATCAAAACACTTTTGTTTGTGCTGaaccatttatatttttgtcacTAGTTGTATGCATAAAGGACCAAAAAGAGGAGGAAAATTACTCACATTTTTTTAAGGTAAACTATTTCAACAAGTGTGGATCAATGAAAACgattatattaataatgagtTTAGTTTAAAGGAAAagtgaatatttatttataatagattttagagtgtcttaattttttttttctctctatctatttatttatctatctatttttgttttgcaaatgAAGTCAGACACAACACAAGCAAGCACATCACCATCGTAAGCCATGCCATGAACAGAAGGAGAATCACTTTCAACAACATAACACACACATTATAACTAAATCcttctaaaaagaaaacaaaaaaaaatcttttttttcaaaattcaaaaccaaaatgatCCTCTCCAACTTTTCTACTTGCGACCCAACTACTCCTCACTCACAAAGCCTTATATTTTTCAGACCTTTTTCTCGTCACTTCGATAAATAGCTTTGCAGAGATAGGGTTTCTTCATCTCCTCCAACCCCCCAAATTATAGAGAGATTGGAAGAGAGGGAAAAAAATCCACCCCGTCAAATCGATGTCGATGTGGGTTACAAAGGACATGACCCCGCATGCATGTGACCTATGGTAATGATGCATGTGACCTATGGTGGGTTCAGTGACTCTAATTCATGAATC
Encoded proteins:
- the LOC114394876 gene encoding agamous-like MADS-box protein AGL80; protein product: MTRRKTKLTFIANDTERKTSYKKRKKSLLKKTEELSTLCGIEACAIVYGPDDPQPETWPSEAGVKNVLGKFSTIPEWEQGKKMANQESFIAESIQKGRDKVKKIGKDNKEKEMTMFMYQCFNTGTVQPDNNMAIADLNVLSSVIEQKLRDISRRMETLNVNETTPQQPEMQTPALPVAPEETTTTPLNYGHDESDVNADPLESQWFMDLLNGNGDETPMTPFGDVNLPL